The genomic stretch CCGCTGCCCATGACCGGCGGCTCCTCGGACGGCTGGACGACGACGAAGCCGTGCCCGGCGAAGCTCATCGTGTACGCCTCGCCGGTGGTACGCCCCAGCAGCGTGCCGAGCCCGAGCTGATCGGCCCGGTGGTAGCCGGTCTGCAGGCTCGCCGACCAGCAGACAGCGGCCTGCGGGTCCACATAGGTGGGGGCGTCGACGCTGAGCACGACCGGGGTGCCCCGGGTGGTGACGGCGATCCGGCCGTGACCGGAGAAGACACAGTTGAACAGGCCGGTCGAGGCCATGCCCGCGCCGCCGACCATCTTGATGTCGTAATGCAACGTCGAGTCGAAGGCCAGCACGCTGGACCCGTTGATGGACAGGGCATCGCCCGGCTCCAGGTCGATGACGTGCACATCCTTGGCGAAGTCGGCGAGGAAGACATCGCCGTGACCGGTCAGCTTCATCAGCGGCACACCCTCACCGGTGAGCTTCTGCTTGAGGAAGTTGCCGAGACCACCGGAGCCGAGCGCCTGAAACTCCACCTGCCCCTGGTACGCGACCATCGAGCCGACGCGGGCCATCGCCTCACCGTTCAGCTCGATCTTCAACATCTTGGCGTTCTGCAGCCGCATACCGGGCTGCGCGGACTCCTTCTCCAGGTTCGCCGCCGAGAACAGCTCGCTGCGCAATGGATCCTCCCGTACTCGCCGTGTCTGGCCGAGACGGTAGGGCAGCAGCGCAAGAGGCCGGGCCGGTCAGCCCCAGCCGAGGTCGTGCAGGCGCGCGTCGTCGATGCCGAAGTGGTGGGCGATCTCGTGCACCACGGTCACCGCCACCTCGTCGATGACGTCGTCGTCGGTGTCGCAGATCCGCAGGATCGGGTTGCGGTAGATCAGGATGCGGTCCGGCAGGACACCAGCGTAGTCCCAGCCCCGATCGGTCAACGCGTGTCCCTCGTAGAGGCCGAGCAGATCCTCGCCGGGGGGTGGGTCGTCCTCGACCAGGATCACCACGTTGCTCATCAGCGCCAGCAGTTCCTCCGGAACCTCGTCCAGCGCCTCCCCCACCAACTCCTCGAACCGCTCACGCTCCATCTCGACCGCCACGCCCTCATTGTTCCTCACCCGACGCGCGATCTCGCGCCTCCGAGGCTCGGGAACGGGCGAAGCAGGCCGGTTCGCGGACGCCGGAGACGCGAGATCCGCGCGGGAGCGGTCAGGAGGTGAGGCGGGCGGTGAGGGTGATCTCCGCGCCGGGCGAGAGCAGGCGCGAGATCGGGCAGTTCTGCTTCGCGGTCTCGGCCAGCTTCGCGAACTGCGCCTCGTCGATGCCGGGGACCTCACCGACGGTGTCCAGCTCGATGCGGGTCACGGTGAAGCCGGCGTCGGTCTTGTCCAGGTGCACCTTGGCGGTGGTCTCCACCGAGGTGGCGGTGGTCCCGGCGTCGGCGAGCGCCTTGGAGAAGGCCATCGAGAAGCAACCGGCGTGCGCGGCGCCGATCAACTCCTCAGGGTTGGTGCCCTCTCCCTCCTCGAAACGGGACTTGAAGGAGTAGTTCCCCTGCAACCCGCCCTTGCCGGTACGGATCGTGCCGGAGCCCTCGGGAAGGTTGCCCTGCCAGCGTGCGGAAGCGGTACGGATAGGCATGCACCTGACGCTAGTCGACGGGACGCCGGCAGGCGACCGACCAGCGGGGCTCGCCGCCGGGGAACCCGACGTCACCGGCCCGCTGTGGAATGATTCACGCGGACCCGCCGTCCTGGTCAGCGCCCTCCGTGGCGTCCAGGTCCCGAGGAGAGGGCGAACGATGACCAACGACCTCCCCATCCCTCGTCAGGACGAACGCGCCGACGGCGCCAGCGTCGTCGAGTGGGGTGCGGCGGACCAGCCGGAGGGCGGACACCGCCTTCGTCGGGCCGTGGCCGGTCTCGGGTCGGACCACCGGGTGCCGGTGCTGCTGGCCGCGCTCGGCGCCGTCGCCGCCGTCGCCTCGCTGCTCGGCGAGTGGGTGACCATGACCATCCCCACCGGCCCGGATCCCACCAGCCCGCTGGAGGTGACCAACGGGGTCGCCGAGATCGGCGGAATGGGCACCGGCTACCTGGTCGGTCTCCTGGTGCTCGGAGGCGCGGTGGCGCTCGCGCTACGCGGCACCAGGGCGGCGCAGGTCAACGCCCGGGTGGCCGGACTGGCGCTCGCGGCCGGCATGATCGCACTGCTCGCGGCGACCACATCGTCGCTCGGCGACGCGACCCGTCGGGGCCTGATGTACTACTCCGGCGACGAGTCCTTCCGCACCGAGCACGGGCGTGGCCTGTTCATGGCCTTCGCGGCCACCCTGCTGTTCGCCGCCGCGCTCGTCCGGATCGCACCCGCCGGGGCGGAGGTGGCCCCGCACGACGAGCCGGGCGGCCCGGACGACGCCGCCCCGGAGTCGAGGTCCCGGCGACGGCCCGACCAGGTGGATCCGGACGAGGGACGTCCACCGGCCGACATCACCGTCAGCCCGACGGTCCCCTTCGCCCGCGAGGCGCCACCCGACTGAGCCGCCCGCCCCGCGTGTAAGGAGGGGTCCCTTTCTAACGCCTGGCGTATTAGAAGGGTCCCTTCCTAACATCTCTGCGCCGAACGCCGAACGCCGAACGCCGAGCGGCGACCGAGCGACGGCGGTCCTGACCGAACGTCACCTTCGGTGCGCCGTCCGTTGACATCCGATTCGCCAGGAAGCCATGGTTGCGACCGGTTTCCCGAGGTACGGTTGCTGCCCGCCGTCACGCCGGGTCGCCTACCCGGCGACCAGCACGGCTGGCCGCGACGGCGGCGGGCGAAGGAGGAACGATGACCCGCCCGGGCCTGCCCAAGCTGATCGCCACCGACCTCGACGGGACGCTCGTCCGCAGCGACGACACCGTCTCGGCGTTCACCCACGAGGTTCTCGACCGGGTGCGTGCCGCCGGCATCCCGGTGGTCGGCGCCACCGGTCGGGGTCCCCGGTTGACCGAACTGACCCGCAACGACATCCGCGCCGCGGACTTCCTGGTGCTGGCCGGCGGCGGCCGGGTGGTGGACCAGAGCGACCCGGCCGGGCCGGTGGTGCTGCGCGACGAGCGCCTCGCGAGCGGGGTGCTGGCCGGCCTGCTGGCCGACCTGGAGGTCGCGGTCGGCCCGCTGACGGTGATGGTCGAAGCCTCCGACGAGCACGAGGCACCGCTCTGGGGCGACTACCACCCGGCCTGGCCCTACCAGGACCGGTTCGAGGTCCGCACCCGCGCCGAGTGCCTCGCCGGTGACGTGATCAAGGCGTTCGCGCGTACCGCCGACCACCATGTCGACGAGTTGCTGGCGGTCGCCCGGGAGATCGTGCCGCCGCACCTGGCCACGCTCACCCAGGCCGGGCTCGGTTTCATCGAGATCTGCCCGCCCGGGGTGGACAAGGCCTCCGGCCTGAGCGTGGTCGCGCAGTCCCTCGGCGTGGACCCGGCCGAGGTGCTGGTCTTCGGCGACATGCCGAACGACCTGCCGATGTTCGAGTGGGCCGGCTGGGCCCGGGTGGCCGTCGCCAACGCGCACCCGAGCGTGCATACCGCCGCCGATGACATCACCCTGCGTAACGACGACGACGGAGTCGCGGTCTACCTCGACCGGCTACTGTCCAGGTGATGGACGCGACGCCCGGCCTGATCGCCACCGACATCGACGGCACGCTGCTCCACGACGACCGTACGCTCAGTGCGCACACCGCTACGGTGCTGGCCCGGATCTCCGCCCGGGGCACGCCGGTCGTGCTGGTCACCGGCCGTCCGATCCGTTGGCTCAGACTCGTGTACGACCAGCTCGCCGAGCCGCTGCCGGCGGTCTGCGCCAACGGCGCGGTGGTCTACGACCCGGTCGACGACCAGGTGCTGCGAGCCGACCCCCTGGCTCCCGAACTGCTCGCCGAGGTGGCCCAGCGCCTGCGGGCGGAGGTGCCGGACGTGAGCCTCGCGGCGGAGATCGTCGACAGCCGGGAGATGCGGCACGAGGCGCACTATCCGCTGCGCTGGGAGGCCGGTGACGCAGCGACCCGGGTCGTGCAGAACCCGGCGGAGCTGCTGTCGGTGCCGGCGGTGAAGCTGCTGGCCCGGGCCGGTGAGCAGGATCCTGACCGGTTCACCGAGTTGATCTCGGCCGCGTTGGCGGGGTTGGCGGAGGCCACGCACTCGTCGAACTCGGGGCTGGTGGAGATCTCGGCGGCCGGCGTGACGAAGGCGGCCGGGCTGGCCTGGTACTGCCACCGGATCGGGGTGGACGCGGCCGACGTGCTGGCCTTCGGCGACATGCCAAACGACGTACCCATGCTGACCTGGGCCGGCCGAGCGGTGGCGGTGGCCAACGCGCACCCCGCCGTCCTGGCCATCGCCGACGAGGTCACCTCGACGAACTCCACCGACGGCGTGGCCGCGTACCTGGAGAAGGTCTTCGGGGTCGACTGAGCCCGGCCGGAGGACGCGACGCGCGACCCTGCCGGGTCGCGCGTCGCGCGCGGTGCTCAGAGGTACTGACCGGTGCTGTGTCCTTCACCACCGCCGCCCGGCTGGCCCATGCCGGGCATCCCGGGCAGCACCGCTCCGCCGCCAGGGCCGCTGGGCAGCGCCTGCCGGCCGGAACGCATCTGTTCGAGCTGCACCCGGGCGGCCATCTGCTGGGCCACCAGGGCAGCCTGGATGCCGTGGAACAGCCCTTCCAGCCAGCCGACCAGCTGGGCGTGGGCGATCCGCAACTCGCCCTCGCTGGGCGCCTGGTCCTCGGCGAACGGCAGCGAGAGCCGTTCGAGCTCCTCGCGCAGCTCGGGGGCCAGCCCTTCCTTGAGCTCGACGATCGACCGCCCGTGGATCTCCCGCATCCGGTGTCGGCTGGCGTCGTCCAACGGGGCCGCCTTGACCTCCTCCAGGAGCTGCTTGATCATGCTGCCGATCCGCATCACCTTGGCGGGCTGCTCGACCAGGCGCGCAGGATCCTCACCGGGGCCGTCATCGGTCTGCACGGTGCCGACCGGCCGGCCGTCCGGCCCGACCACCACCACCGTGCCGGAGTGCCCGGCACCGTCCCGGCCAGGCTCGTCGTTCTGTCCAGCTGAGTGTGCTTCGGTCATGGCACCCATCTTTACCCAGCGCCCGCCGTGAGTGCCCGTCGGTCCGGTGCGTGGTGCACCGCACGTCTCACCCAGGTCCGGCGCGTACCGCGCTACGGTCGGCCGATGACCTCCGACCCGCGCGCCGTGCTGACCCGGCCCGCTCCCGCTCCGGACGTCACCGTCGCCTATGGCGAGCACCCCGACCAGGTCGCCGACCTGCGCCGGCCGTCCGGCACCGGAGCGCCCAGGCGGTTGGTGGTCGTGGTGCACGGGGGCTTCTGGCGCCACGAGTACGACCGGCGGCACACCGACCCGCTGGCCGCCGCACTGGCCGCGCTCGGTCACCCGGTGGCCCAGGTGGAGTACCGGCGTACCGGGCAACCCGGCGGCGGCTGGCCCGGTACGCCCGACGACGTACTGGCCGCGGTGACCGCACTGCCTCGGCTGGCAGCCGAGGCCCTGCCCGGTGTGGTGATGCCGACGCCAGCGGTCCTGGTCGGTCATTCGGCCGGTGGCCACCTCGCCCTGCACGCGGCGCGACACGTGCCGGATGCGGTGGCCGGGGTGCTCGCTCTCGCGCCGGTCGCCGACCTCGCCGAGGCGTACCGACTCGACCTGGACGGGGGTGCGGTGGCGACGCTTCTCGGCGGTGGACCGGCCGACGTGCCCGACCGGTACGCGGCTGTCGACCCGCGATCCGTGGTACCGCTCCCGACACGCACCGTAGTAATACACGGCACTCTCGACGAACAGGTTCCGATCGCCATGAGCAGGGCGTACGTGGCCGCAAATCAGGCAGCAGGGGCCGATATGCGCCTTGTAGAGCTTTCGGGATGTGAGCATTTCGGACTGATCGACCCCGAGGCACCGACCTGGTCCAAGGTAACCAGCGCGTTGCGGTCTTTCGGTGAAGATCATTAATCATTGACGCAGCGTCGCGGAGCAGGTAGAACGCCGATGGGCGCACCCGCCCAGGCAACGCGTGTTGAAGGGAACCCGGTGTCGCAGATGAACCGCAGGCGAGCACTCCAGTTGCTGGCCGCGCTCGGAACAGGGGGCCTCGTCGCCGCATGCGGTACGGACAGCGACGAGGGGACCACCAACGCCACCAGCGGCCGTCCGATCAAAATCGGTCTGATCGCGCCGCAGGCCGGACCGAACAAGGCCATCGGCGACGAACTCACCAACGGCTTCCAGCTCTACCTCGACCTCAACGACCGGAGCCTCGGCGGTCACCCCGTCGACCTGGTCGCCGCCGACGAGGGAGACACCGTGAAGTCCGGCCAGGCCGCCGTGAACAACCTGCTCGAACAGGGCGTGCTCGCGATGACCGGTGTCGCCAGTTCCGCCGTGATGTTCGGCATCCGGGACGCGGTCGAGCAGGCCCGGGTACCGCTGATCGGGTCCAACGCCTCACCGCCGAGCCTGCAGAGCGTCGTCTACATCTGGCGTACGTCGTACGTGCTCGACGAGGCGGGTCGGGCGCTCGGCCGCTACCTCAAGGACGAGCTGGGTACGGCCGACCGGGTCGCCATCATCCTTCCCGAGGGCGGTGGCGGTGGCGAGGACGTGCTGCGCGGATTCCGTCAGGAGTTCGGCGAGACCGACCCGAGGATCTCCGACCCGGTGATCTGGACCACCGGCAGCCCCAACCCCGGCAAGACGGCCTACGTCAACGACATCAACCAGGCGCTGAACCGCAGCCCGTCGACGGTCTTCTGCTTCTACTCCGGCACGGCGGCCGTGGAGTTCGTCATGCAGTTGCGGGACGCCGGGTTCCGGGGCCGGATCTACGCCCCGGGTTTCCTCACCGAGGGCACCGTCCTGGAGAGCATCCGGCCGGCCAACGACGCGCTCGGCATCCGGACCGCCCTGAACTACTCCGCCGACCTGAACAACGCGGCGAACCGCCGCTTCGCGTCGGCGTACCGCAAGAAGCACAACGCCTCACCCACCACGTACGCGATGGCCTCCTACGACGCGGCCAAGGTGCTCGACCAGGCGATCCGGCTGGCCGGTACGACTGCGACGGCGCAGGACGTGAACCTGGCGCTCGGTCGGATCGGGCAGATCGACAGTCCACGTGGCGCATGGCAGTTCAACCAGCCGCGTACCCCACAGCAGAAATGGTACCTGCGCGAGGTCCAGCGCGACGGCCAGTTGCTGTCCAACGTGCTGGTCAGCGAGCTGGCCACGCTCGGCTGAGTCGACGCGCAAGGGCCGGCCCGGTGCGACGGCCGGCCCCGGAGCGTCGGATCAGGGCCGCAGTTCGGCGACGCAGCACTTCACGCTGCCGCCGCCCTTCTTGAGTTCGGCCAGCTCCACCGGCACCGGCGTGTAGCCGGCCGCCTTGAGCCGACCGGCGAGCCGGGTCGCCTCGTTGTTGAGCACCACATTGGCGCCGTCGCTGACCAGGTTCAGCCCAAACGACAGCGCGTCGTCGTCGTCCGCCACCACCGCGTCGGGAAAGAGTTGGGCGAGCACCCGCTGACTCGCGGCGGAGAACGCCCCCGGGTAGTAGGCGATGTTGCCGTCGTCGATCGAGGCGAGCGCCACGTCCAGGTGATAGAAGCGCGGGTCGACCAGGTGCAGCGACACCACCGGCCGACCGAGCGCCTCCTGCGCCTCGGCGTGCGCGGGCAGCTCCGTGCGGAAGCCGTACCCGGCCAGGACCAGCCCGCCGTGCGCCTCCGGCAGGTACGCGAAGTCGCCCTCACCCTCGTTGGTCTCGTTCGGCGCGATGAACCGCCAGCCCCGCGACTCGTAGAACGCCCGGTGCACGGCGGCCTCGGCGGTCCGCTGCGGGTGCTTGAACCGCGCCCCGTAGACCGTGCCGTCCACCGTGAACGCGCCGTTGGCGGCGTACACCATGTCGGGCAGGCCCGGCTCGGGAGCCAGCAGGTGCACCTCGTGGCCGAGGCCCACCAGGGTCTCCCGCAGGCGGTCCCACTGCTTGACCGACAACTCCGGGTCGACCGAGGCGGTCACGTCCATCCACGGGTTGATCGCGTACTCGACCGCGAAATGCTCGGGCGAGCACATGAGATATGTCCGCTTTCGCGGTACTCGCTGCTGGTTCACGGTGACCAAGGGTAGGTAGGCTGCCACTTTAGTAATAGCCGTAGACATTGCTTCTCAGGAGCGGAACATTGCAGATCGACGCCGTCGACCAACGAATCATTGCGCTGCTCGTTGCAGACGCCCGCGCCTCGTACGCCGACATCGGCACCCGGGTGTCACTCTCCGCTCCGGCGGTCAAGCGACGGGTCGACCGGCTGCGGACGGCCGGAGTGATCCGTGGATTCACCGCCATCGTCGACCCGGCCGCCGTCGGGTGGACCACCGAGGCCTTCGTCGAGCTGTTCTGCGCCGGCCGCACCACCCCCGCCCAGCTCGGCGCGGCGGTCCGCCGCCACCCCGAGGTGGTCGGGGCGTACACGGTCTCCGGCGAGGCCGACGCGCTCGTTCACCTGCGGGCCGCCGACATCGCCCACCTTGAGGAAGCGCTGGAACGGCTGCGGGCCGAGTCGTTCGTCACCTCCAGCCGCAGCACCATCGTGCTCTCCCGGCTGGTGGAGTCCCCCGGTGTCGGCCCCTCCACGACCTGACGCCGGTCGGGGAACCGAACAGCCGAACGCCGCGTCGAACCGCGCATGACACGGGGAATCAAGGCCACTGCGGCCAGCGGCACGCTGATCGCGCTGGCGCTGCTCGCCGGCAGCATGTCGGCGGCACCGGCCGTGTCGCCACCCGTCGGGACCGACGAGCCGCAGATGGTGCCGGTCGGCCTGGTCTCCTTCGACTCCTGCGCGGACGCCCTCGCCGAACTGCGCGCGGCAGCCGCCGCCTCGGTCGGCCCGTACGGCTTCGGCGGCGGCTGGCGCACGTTCAGCGACCGGGGCGGTGCCCTCGGGTCCGGCACCGACGCCGTGGCGAAGGCCGCCGAAGGCGGTGCCGCGCCGGCGGGTGCCGCGCCGGCGGGTGCCGCGCCGGACCACTCGACGACCAACAACCACGAAGCCGGCGTCGACGAACCGGACCTGGTCAAGACCGACGGCCGCCGGATCGTCACGACCACCGGCGGCGTGCTGCGGGTGGTCGACGCGACCAGTCGACGGATCACCGGTGAAGTCGAGCTGGCCCCCGGCGACCAGCGCCTGCCCTGGACGGAGCAGCGGTTGTTGCTGCTCGGTGACCGGGCGCTGGTCCTGACCGAGGCCATGCGCGAATCGGCCACGGACCCCGTGGGCCGGATCCGGGGCCCGGTCGGTGACGCCCGCCTGATCCTGGTCGACCTGTCCGGCGCACCCCGGGTGCTGGGGACGTACCGCGTCCAGGGCAGCACCGTGGACGCCCGGCTGACCGGCACGACCGCCCGGGTGGTGGTCCACTCGACGCCCCACCTGGAGTTCCCGTCCGACAAGACCGGCAGCGACCGGCAGCGGACCGCACGCAACCGCGACGTCATCGCCCGGGCCGGCATCGAGACATGGCTACCCGAGTACGAGTGGACGACGGGCACCGAACGGCACACCGGGCGGGTCGGCTGCGACCGGCTGAGTCGCCCGCAGCGGATGACCGGCACGTCCACGCTGACCGTTCTCAGCT from Micromonospora craniellae encodes the following:
- a CDS encoding AIM24 family protein, which encodes MRSELFSAANLEKESAQPGMRLQNAKMLKIELNGEAMARVGSMVAYQGQVEFQALGSGGLGNFLKQKLTGEGVPLMKLTGHGDVFLADFAKDVHVIDLEPGDALSINGSSVLAFDSTLHYDIKMVGGAGMASTGLFNCVFSGHGRIAVTTRGTPVVLSVDAPTYVDPQAAVCWSASLQTGYHRADQLGLGTLLGRTTGEAYTMSFAGHGFVVVQPSEEPPVMGSGQQEQGGVLGGLFR
- a CDS encoding Lrp/AsnC family transcriptional regulator, which encodes MQIDAVDQRIIALLVADARASYADIGTRVSLSAPAVKRRVDRLRTAGVIRGFTAIVDPAAVGWTTEAFVELFCAGRTTPAQLGAAVRRHPEVVGAYTVSGEADALVHLRAADIAHLEEALERLRAESFVTSSRSTIVLSRLVESPGVGPSTT
- a CDS encoding bacterial proteasome activator family protein, with protein sequence MGAMTEAHSAGQNDEPGRDGAGHSGTVVVVGPDGRPVGTVQTDDGPGEDPARLVEQPAKVMRIGSMIKQLLEEVKAAPLDDASRHRMREIHGRSIVELKEGLAPELREELERLSLPFAEDQAPSEGELRIAHAQLVGWLEGLFHGIQAALVAQQMAARVQLEQMRSGRQALPSGPGGGAVLPGMPGMGQPGGGGEGHSTGQYL
- a CDS encoding OsmC family protein is translated as MPIRTASARWQGNLPEGSGTIRTGKGGLQGNYSFKSRFEEGEGTNPEELIGAAHAGCFSMAFSKALADAGTTATSVETTAKVHLDKTDAGFTVTRIELDTVGEVPGIDEAQFAKLAETAKQNCPISRLLSPGAEITLTARLTS
- a CDS encoding metallopeptidase family protein; the encoded protein is MERERFEELVGEALDEVPEELLALMSNVVILVEDDPPPGEDLLGLYEGHALTDRGWDYAGVLPDRILIYRNPILRICDTDDDVIDEVAVTVVHEIAHHFGIDDARLHDLGWG
- a CDS encoding alpha/beta hydrolase family protein; amino-acid sequence: MTSDPRAVLTRPAPAPDVTVAYGEHPDQVADLRRPSGTGAPRRLVVVVHGGFWRHEYDRRHTDPLAAALAALGHPVAQVEYRRTGQPGGGWPGTPDDVLAAVTALPRLAAEALPGVVMPTPAVLVGHSAGGHLALHAARHVPDAVAGVLALAPVADLAEAYRLDLDGGAVATLLGGGPADVPDRYAAVDPRSVVPLPTRTVVIHGTLDEQVPIAMSRAYVAANQAAGADMRLVELSGCEHFGLIDPEAPTWSKVTSALRSFGEDH
- the ddaH gene encoding dimethylargininase, whose translation is MVTVNQQRVPRKRTYLMCSPEHFAVEYAINPWMDVTASVDPELSVKQWDRLRETLVGLGHEVHLLAPEPGLPDMVYAANGAFTVDGTVYGARFKHPQRTAEAAVHRAFYESRGWRFIAPNETNEGEGDFAYLPEAHGGLVLAGYGFRTELPAHAEAQEALGRPVVSLHLVDPRFYHLDVALASIDDGNIAYYPGAFSAASQRVLAQLFPDAVVADDDDALSFGLNLVSDGANVVLNNEATRLAGRLKAAGYTPVPVELAELKKGGGSVKCCVAELRP
- a CDS encoding HAD family hydrolase, whose translation is MTRPGLPKLIATDLDGTLVRSDDTVSAFTHEVLDRVRAAGIPVVGATGRGPRLTELTRNDIRAADFLVLAGGGRVVDQSDPAGPVVLRDERLASGVLAGLLADLEVAVGPLTVMVEASDEHEAPLWGDYHPAWPYQDRFEVRTRAECLAGDVIKAFARTADHHVDELLAVAREIVPPHLATLTQAGLGFIEICPPGVDKASGLSVVAQSLGVDPAEVLVFGDMPNDLPMFEWAGWARVAVANAHPSVHTAADDITLRNDDDGVAVYLDRLLSR
- a CDS encoding HAD family hydrolase; the protein is MDATPGLIATDIDGTLLHDDRTLSAHTATVLARISARGTPVVLVTGRPIRWLRLVYDQLAEPLPAVCANGAVVYDPVDDQVLRADPLAPELLAEVAQRLRAEVPDVSLAAEIVDSREMRHEAHYPLRWEAGDAATRVVQNPAELLSVPAVKLLARAGEQDPDRFTELISAALAGLAEATHSSNSGLVEISAAGVTKAAGLAWYCHRIGVDAADVLAFGDMPNDVPMLTWAGRAVAVANAHPAVLAIADEVTSTNSTDGVAAYLEKVFGVD
- a CDS encoding ABC transporter substrate-binding protein, whose product is MSQMNRRRALQLLAALGTGGLVAACGTDSDEGTTNATSGRPIKIGLIAPQAGPNKAIGDELTNGFQLYLDLNDRSLGGHPVDLVAADEGDTVKSGQAAVNNLLEQGVLAMTGVASSAVMFGIRDAVEQARVPLIGSNASPPSLQSVVYIWRTSYVLDEAGRALGRYLKDELGTADRVAIILPEGGGGGEDVLRGFRQEFGETDPRISDPVIWTTGSPNPGKTAYVNDINQALNRSPSTVFCFYSGTAAVEFVMQLRDAGFRGRIYAPGFLTEGTVLESIRPANDALGIRTALNYSADLNNAANRRFASAYRKKHNASPTTYAMASYDAAKVLDQAIRLAGTTATAQDVNLALGRIGQIDSPRGAWQFNQPRTPQQKWYLREVQRDGQLLSNVLVSELATLG